AGCGGAATGCCGTGCGCCCGCGTCTCCCGGCATAGGGTCGGCCGTCGAGCGTGATGCGCGCCTCGGTCGGCACGACGAACTCGTGGTCGTGAGTCGCCTGGCGGAACCAGATCCCCTTGCCGTCCACGAGCCGGAAGCGCAGGACCGGGTTGTCCAGGCTCCACAAAGCCGCGATGAGAAGCTGATCTCCGTTCGGGAAATCGAACCAGTCTCCGCTGAAGCCCGGGCCCGGGCCCTGGTCCAAGTCGAAGACCAGGCGGCGCCCCGGAAGCCGCGCGTAGCGGGCTTGGGCCTGGGCCCGCCGAGCAGCCAAGACGTCGAGCTCCCTCCGGGCGGCCTTGCGGCCCGCGGCGAAGAGCCCCGAACCGATGATGGCCTCGACGCGCCGGAAGGCTTGCGCGCGCGGCAGGTCCAGCCGCGCCAAGACGAGCTCCGAAGGGGCGCGGCCCCCCTCCACCTCCTGGCGCCAGCCCCGGACGTTCTCGGCTTCGAGCCAGCGGCACAGCGCCGCTCCGACCGCGTAGAGACGGAACTTGCGGACCTCGAAGATCTTCCCCCGGTCCCGCAGGGCCTGGATGAGCACCGCCCGGACAATGGCTGAGGAGCTCGTGGCCTCGGCCCCGGCGCGCTCGACGTAGCTCGCCACGCCTTCGAGCCACTCCTCGGACAACTCGGCCGCGGTCCCCGGGAAGAGCTCTCGGCGCCGCGTGCGCAGAGCGGCGAAGTCCCGCATGGCCTCGGCATCGCCGCTCTCGACCCAGTCGGCCAGGCGCAGGCTCTCGAGAGCGGCCAGCGTCATGTCCAGAGGGTCTTCGACCGGATAGGGCCCGGCTTCCCGCTGCTTGAACCGGGCTCCCTGGTGCTTATGGAAGTGCTCGTGGAGGTAGTAGCGGGCCGCCTCGGCCGGCGTCTGACCGTCCTTGACGCGCACCACGGTCACGGTCATCCCGTCCAAGTCGAAGTCCTCCAAGAAGGAGAAGCTGGGCTCGAAGCGGCGCAGGCTGCGCGCCACCGGGACCGCGTCCCCGAAGCCGCGGAAGAACCAGGGGTGGCGCGGGCCGGCGCCGATCAGCGACGAGCCGCGGCTGAAGGCCAGCAGCAGCGGCGGCTTGAACGGCTCATAGCCCGGCCAGGCGCGGGCGCAGGCGGCCCCTTGGGCCAGGACCACAGCTTCGAAACCGCCCATCGCGGCGGGCCGGCGCTTGAGCCAGCTGCGGGCGCCCCGAGCGGCGAACGCGCCCAGAACGAGCAGCCCGCAGGCTCCGACGACGATGAGGGCGCGCCGCATCATCGGGCATTCTACAACAATGGGCCCCAAGTGGACCGTCCCCCTCTCGCCCTCAGCCGAGTTCCAACATCATCCGATTTGACCGCTCCCGGGAGAGCGCAAGCGAGTGCGGTGAAAGTGAGGCGCGTTGCGACTCGGAGTTGAACCCGAATAGGCAACAGTGGTATCTTCCAATCTGATATGCGATTCTTGCTGGAGGAAGCACCATGCTGAACAAGACGCTTATCCTGGCGTTGATGATGGGAGTCAATCCGGCGCAGGCTGAGCCGCAAAGCGCCGCAAAGATCGTGGACGCCAAAACATTCCTTAAACTCATCGTGCCAGCGGCCAAGAAGAACTTTGCTTCTTATCGAGGACAACTCATCAGACTGTTTCCCGATGGAAAGACCGGGGAGGGGCAATACCAGGGCACACTCCATTTGCGCGGCGCTCAGGAGTGTACGGTGAAAGTCTTCGACGAAAGGAGTGAATACTCTTGCGCCTGGGAATGGACCTGCCCCTTGTCAATGAACAATGAACCGTGTGCGGCAGAACCCAAGCCGCATTGCACGGTCGCCAACACGGATTGCGAGATAGTCCCGGTGTGTGAGAGCGCATTCAAGACCTTGGAACGCGACATCAGGCAGTCGCTAGGTGCCGGGTGGTCGATCAATAAAGAGTCGACTGAAGACAGGCAGTTGAAATTGGTCGCCGAGAGCAGATCCGAGATTCCCACGATGATCCTGCTATCCATGCAGTACCAGAGGGACCGCAGGTATGTCTGCAATGTCGACCTGAACGTCGGGCTCCTCCAGGAGTAGTCTAGCGGACCCCCTCCAGGGCAGGCGTCCTTGAGGAACGGGTCCCGCATATCCTAGCATGGCCTCATGCCCGAGCTCAGAGAGAACCTGGCCACCAAGGAATGGGTCGTCATCGCGACCGAACGGGCCCGCCGCCCCGAGGACTTCCACCGGGAGGGCCCGGCGCGTCCGCCCCTGCCGGAACGCCTGGCCTCCTGCCCCTTCTGCCCCGGCAACGAGGCCCGGACCGGCGCAGGCGTGTATTCTTTGGGAGAGCCCTGGCGGGTGCGGGCGGTCAAGAACAAGTTCCCGGCCCTGACCCCGGACGCCCGGCTCGACGACCCGCAAGCCGGCCGCTACCACCGCCTGGCCGGCCTGGGCAGGCACGAGGTCATCATCGAATCGCCATCCCACGCCAAGCACTTGGCGCTCCTGGCGCCGGAGCAAGTCCGCGAGGTTTTTTTCGTCTATCGTGAGCGCTTCCGCGAGTCGCTGAAGGACCCCTCCGTGGCCATGAGCCTGGTCTTCAAGAACCACGGCGAGTCCGCGGGCACCTCCTTGGAGCATCCGCATGCCCAGCTCATCGGCTCATCGGTGGTCCCAGCCCATATCCGCCACCGCATGGAAGAGGCGGAGGAATACCACCGAAAGAACGGCGTCTGCGTGTTCTGCGACATGCGCAAGGAGGAGGAGCGCCAGGGCGCGCGCATCCTCGCCGACACCGAGCGCTTCACCGCCTTCGTGCTGTTCGCGGCCCTCTCGCCTTTCCACATCTGGGTCCTGCCCAAGCGCCATACGGCCAGCTTCGGCGACGCCACCGACGCGGAGCTCGGCGACCTGGCCGAGGTGATGCGGGTCCTCCTGAGGAAGATCCATGTCGGTCTGGACAACCCCGACTACAACCTCTTGATCCAGTCCGCCCCGCAGGACCGCGGCGAGACGGCGCCCTTCCACTGGTACCTGAGCCTGGTGGTGCGCATCTCCCGGGCCGCCGGCTTCGAGCTCGGCTCGGGCATGTACATCAACACCACCCTGCCCGAGGACAGCGCCCGATTCCTGAACTCGTTGCCGGCTTAGTCGCGGCTCGCTCCAGGCGCTAGAATCCGCCGGGAGCCAGGCTGAGGCGTATGGCCAGGAAATGGCAGGCGGCCGCCGCCAGGATGCACAGGTGCCAGATCTCGTGCTGGCCGAAGCCGGGAGGCTCCACCTCGCCGTCGTAGCGGTTGAAGAAGACCGTCCCCGCGGAATAGACCGCGCCGCCCAGGAGCAGGAGGACGGCGCAAGCCGGAGTGATGAGCCGCAGAGCGGGCCAAGCCGCCGCCCCCGCGGCCCAGCCCCCGGCCAGGAAGAAGGCGACGAAGACCCGCTTGGGAAGCTCCGGTCTGGCCAGCCGCAGAGCCGCCCCCCCGGCGGCCAGGGCCCACACCAGGGCCAGCGCCCCATAGCACGGAGCTCCGCTCCGGGTCAGGACGCAGAACGGGGTGAACGTCCCCGCGATGGTCAGGCCGATCGCGCAATAGTCCAGGTTCTTGAACTGGCGCCGCGGGCGCCCGGCGCGGTGGTGGAAAGCGGCGCTGGCCAGGAACATGGCCACCAGCCCCAGCCCATAGGCGCTGAAGCTGGCGATGTGCGGCCGGCTGCCCGCGGCCAGGGCGGGCGCCAGGAGCGAAGCCGAGGCCGCCAGCGACAGCGCGGCGCCCGCCAAAGAGAGCCGCATGCTCCAGACCTCCGGGACCGGCGGCGCGGCCGGCAGGCGCAGGGAATGCGCCAGGGCTTGGCGCGCCTCGCTCAGTGAGCGCTGGGTGTCGAGCGCAGGCGCCGGCGGGGGAGCGGCCGCGGGGATGACGGGAACGGTTCTATCCTGCATATCCTAGGGCTGCGCAGCTATGATACCAAAAGGAAGAGCAGGGCTCAGGCCCCGATCTTCGTCCCCTTGGTCTCAGGCAGGGTCCAAACCCAAAGCCCGGTGAATACCGCGAACAGGGCGCCTATCGAGATGCCCGCGCCCAGGCCATGGCCGCCGCTGCCCCAATGCAGCGCGGTCACCCAGGTGATCATAAGCGGCGTGAAGAACTGCGCGCCGCGCGCCAGGTTGAAGGCCGCGCCCATGGCCGTGGACCGCAGCGCCGTCGGGAAAAGCTCGCTGAAGATGGGGCCGTAGCCGGAGAAGTTCCCGGTCCCGAAACCCACCAGGAACATGAACACCAAGGTCAGCCAGACCCTGGCATCTATGGCCCCCCAGAACCACGTCACAGCCAGCAGGCCGAAAGCCCAGACCAGCGAGAATGCCGTGTAGGCGACCCGCCGCCCCCTCCAGTCAGCCACCACGCCGAAGGAGAGATAGCCCAAGAACCCTCCGGCCTGCGTCACCAGCATCCAAAGCCCGGACTTCGCCATCGAGAAGCCCAACTGGTCGTAAAGATACTTCGGGAGCCAGGTGTAGGTGAACCAGTAGGCCGACATGTCGGTGAGGGCCAGGACCAGCCCCAAGAGGAAGAGGCGGCTGAGACCGGGGTCGGCCCTGAGCGCGGCCAGGAACCCCTGGCGCGCGCCGCCGGTCTCGCGCTGGGCTTGCCACACGTCCGATTCGGGCATATGCCGCCGGATGATGACCACGAGCAGCGCCGGCAGGAGCGATATGAAGAAGCATGCCCTCCAGCCCCAGTCCAGACCGAAGGCGCCCACGAGGGCGGGTTCCACGAACCCGCCCACCACGGAGGCCAGGGCGATCCCCAGCGGCGCCCCCGTCTGCATCACCGCCGCGAACCTCGCCCGCATCCTGGCCGGGAAGGTCTCCCCTATCAAGGTCTGCCCGGTCGCCCACTCGCCGCCCACGCCGAAACCGGTCACGACCCGGAACGCGAGCAGCCACCAGACCGAGGTCGAGAACCCGCAAAGGCAGGTCCCGACCGAGTAGACGCCGATCGTCCAGGAGAGGATCCGCTTGCGCCCGAGCCGGTCGGCGAGGAAGCCGAAGACGACCCCCCCTATGGCGGTCGCCGCCAGCGAGGAGCCCATGAGCAGCGAGAGCTCCCAGTCCTGCAGCCCGAGGTCTCTCTTTATGGGCACCAGCAGGAACGAGAACAGCATCAGGTCGTAGAAATCGAACAGCCACCCCGCCCAGGACATCCCCAGGATCACGTAGTGGCGGGAAGTGGGCCTCTCGCTCTCGTTGAGCAGGCCGGGCTTGCCTGTGGATTCCATGGTCACCCTCTCCGCTTTCATCCGGATTCTAACCTTTAGATCCGCCCGGCAGCAACCGAGCGGCCAAGGCCCGCCCCGCTTTTGTTATAGTAATGTCAGAACATGTGCGGCGTCATCGGCCTGCGCTGTGAACGCGACCGCGGCGACCTCGGCGAGATCGCCAGCGCCCTGTTGCGCATGCTGGAATACCGCGGCTACGACTCCACGGGCGCGGCCATCCAGACCGCGGCCGGCAAGGTCACTTTGCTCAAGGACGTGGGCTCACCCACGGCCGTGACCCGCCGATTGGGCATCCCCCGGCTCTCGGGCCGGGTCTTCTGCGGCCAGGTGCGCTGGGCCACCTTCGGCTCGGTCACGCGCGAGAACGCCCAGCCCCACGAGGTCTCCTGCAAGACCCATCTCTACGGCGCCCACAACGGCAACATCACGAACTGCGACCGCCTGAAGGACTGGCTGATCAAGAACGGCCACCGCGTGCTCAGCGACAACGACGGCGAGATGCTCGTGCACACCGTCGAGCACTATTTCGCCGCGGAGCTGCGGCGCACCCCGGACCGCGCCGCGGCGCTCAAAGCCGCGGTCCTGGCCGCGGCGAAGAAGATGGTCGGCTCCTACGCCGCGGTGGTGGTGGACCCCGTGACCCAGCGGCTCGCGGCCATCAAGGCCGGCAGCAGCCTCTACATGGGCCTCGGACATGACGAGGCCAAGGGGGCCTTCGCCATCGCCTCCTCGGACCTGGCCTCGGTCCTCTCGCGCACCAAGATGCTCCTGCCCATGGCCGAGGGCGAATTCGCCCTCTACGACCACGAGCGGGCCGATTTCTACGACCTCCAGACCGGCCGGCGCCTCCGCAAGAAGCCGGCGCGCAGCCGTCTCAAGGTCGAGGAGACCGAGCTCAAGGAGCCTTTCCGCTACTTCATGCAGCAGGAGATCTTCAGCCAGCCCGCCGCGGTGCGCAAGGTCCTGGGCCTCTTCCTGCGCCGGTCCGACCTGCTCTCGGCCGCGGACCGCTTCGCGCGGCGCCGGCCCGCCCTGGCGCGCCGCGCCGTGCGTTCGGTGCAGTCCCTCGCCGCCTTGACCCACGCCGAAGAGCTGCGCCGCGATTTCGCGCGCGCCGCGCGCGGCGCGGACTTCACCGCTCTGCGCCGCCTGGCGGCGGCGGCCGCCCTGCCCAACGGGCCCTGCGAGTCGTCTTTGGGGAGCTTCCTGGAAGAGCTGGGCCGGCTGGCCCCGGGCGGCTCCTGGGCCGCTTTGCGCCTGCTCGACGGGCTCTGCCTCCGGGACGAGGCCGACGAGGTGGCCCGACGCGTGCGGGGCTTCACGCGCCTGCTGCGCCGGACGCGCCGGCAGGGCGGCGCGGTCTACCTGGTCGCCTGCGGGACCTCCTTCCACGCGGCCAAGGTGGCCGCCGTGTTCTTCAACCGCATCGCGGGCCTCAAGCTCCACGCCCTGCTGCCCGGCGACTTCCGGGCCGAAGCCGGCGCCTCCCTGGGAGAAGCCGACCTGCTCATCGGCATCAGCCAGAGCGGCGAGACCAAGGATCTCATCGACGTCCTGGACCTGGCGCGCGCCGCGCGCCGCGGCGTCAAGGTCGTGACCTTGGTCAACAACCTCAACTCCACCCTGGCCCTGGAGAAGACCGACCTCTGCATCCCGCTCTGCTGCGGCCCCGAGATCGCCGTTCCCGCCACCAAGAGCTTCATGAATCAGTTGGCCGTGCTCTACGCCTTGGCCCTGGCCGCGGCCGGGCCCGAGGCGCGGGGCTTGCGCCAGCGCCGGGAGGACCTGCTGCGCGTGCCGCAGCTCCTGGAGGACACTCTGGCCGGGACCCGCGAGGCGGTGGAACGCGCCGCGGCCGAGCTCTTCCTGGCGCCCAGCATCCACATCCTGGCCACGGGGATGCAGGGCGTGGCCAAGGAGGGGGCGCTCAAGATCCGCGAGGTGGTGCTCAACCACACCGAGGGCTACGAGGCCTCGGAGTTCAAGCACGGGCCCAACACCATCCTGGGGGTCAACACCGTCTTCGGCCTGGAGGCCGTGCTCGGGGCGCTGGCCCAGACGGCCCGGCCCAAGCCGGAGCTCTTCCGCGGCCTCTACGCGAACTACCCGCTCATCTTCGTGACCGGACCGGCGCAGAGGGACGTCAACCTCACGGTCTCGCAGATCAACACGCACAAGATCCGGGGCGCCGACCTCTACGTGGTGGCCGAGCCGAGCCGAGCCCTGAGCGAGGCCATATCCCGAAACCGCACGGCGCACCGGGGGCGCGCCGGACGCGCCGTCTTCATCCCTTTGCCCAAGACCGGCGACGACCTGCTGCCCTTCTTCACCAGCTCCTTGGCCCTGCAGCTGCTGGCCCTGAGCATGAGCGTGCGCAAGCTCGCCCACCTCGACGCCCTGGGCTTCGCGGACCACGGCGTGCACCCGGACTCTCCCAAGAACGTCAGCAAGTCCATCACGGTCGACTAGACGAGGTTCGGTCCCCGCAGGGGACCGAACCCCCGCGCCGACACTCCGGTCGGCGCGGTTCCGTTGTATGCCCGTCGCCGTCACCCGCTGGCCTGCCAGCATTTTGGGATTGCGGAAAGGTTGCGCGCGGGACATGGCCGGAGGCTTGTCAAGTCTTTTTTTGCTCGCCGAGCGGCAGGCAGGGGAGTCCATTTCAACCCATTCTCCGACGAGGAACGGCCATTTTGGGATATGGGCCAAAAGACCTATTTCGGGCCTAGGTCTTTCGGCCCCACCTTTATGGTATAATCGGCCCTAACATGAGCATAGGCCATCGCGCGCTCCAGCCGAGCCGCCCCGCCGCAGCAGCGCCGAGTGCGGATGGCGAAAAACCGGAGGTATGAATGCTGAAGAAATGGTTCGTCTCACTCGTCGCCTGCGCGTCGCTCCTGGGCGCCAGGGCCGTCGCCGCTGAGAAGATCGACTTCGACCAAAGCATCGACGTCAAGGGCATCGTCCAGTCGCTGCAGGCCCAGGTCGCCAAAGAGACCGCGGCCGAGAAGGCCGGCATGGCCAACTGGACCATCATGGTCTACGTCAACGCCAAGAACAACCTGGAGAAGTTC
The window above is part of the Elusimicrobiota bacterium genome. Proteins encoded here:
- the galT gene encoding galactose-1-phosphate uridylyltransferase, encoding MPELRENLATKEWVVIATERARRPEDFHREGPARPPLPERLASCPFCPGNEARTGAGVYSLGEPWRVRAVKNKFPALTPDARLDDPQAGRYHRLAGLGRHEVIIESPSHAKHLALLAPEQVREVFFVYRERFRESLKDPSVAMSLVFKNHGESAGTSLEHPHAQLIGSSVVPAHIRHRMEEAEEYHRKNGVCVFCDMRKEEERQGARILADTERFTAFVLFAALSPFHIWVLPKRHTASFGDATDAELGDLAEVMRVLLRKIHVGLDNPDYNLLIQSAPQDRGETAPFHWYLSLVVRISRAAGFELGSGMYINTTLPEDSARFLNSLPA
- a CDS encoding hemolysin III family protein; this translates as MQDRTVPVIPAAAPPPAPALDTQRSLSEARQALAHSLRLPAAPPVPEVWSMRLSLAGAALSLAASASLLAPALAAGSRPHIASFSAYGLGLVAMFLASAAFHHRAGRPRRQFKNLDYCAIGLTIAGTFTPFCVLTRSGAPCYGALALVWALAAGGAALRLARPELPKRVFVAFFLAGGWAAGAAAWPALRLITPACAVLLLLGGAVYSAGTVFFNRYDGEVEPPGFGQHEIWHLCILAAAACHFLAIRLSLAPGGF
- a CDS encoding MFS transporter produces the protein MESTGKPGLLNESERPTSRHYVILGMSWAGWLFDFYDLMLFSFLLVPIKRDLGLQDWELSLLMGSSLAATAIGGVVFGFLADRLGRKRILSWTIGVYSVGTCLCGFSTSVWWLLAFRVVTGFGVGGEWATGQTLIGETFPARMRARFAAVMQTGAPLGIALASVVGGFVEPALVGAFGLDWGWRACFFISLLPALLVVIIRRHMPESDVWQAQRETGGARQGFLAALRADPGLSRLFLLGLVLALTDMSAYWFTYTWLPKYLYDQLGFSMAKSGLWMLVTQAGGFLGYLSFGVVADWRGRRVAYTAFSLVWAFGLLAVTWFWGAIDARVWLTLVFMFLVGFGTGNFSGYGPIFSELFPTALRSTAMGAAFNLARGAQFFTPLMITWVTALHWGSGGHGLGAGISIGALFAVFTGLWVWTLPETKGTKIGA
- a CDS encoding SIS domain-containing protein codes for the protein MCGVIGLRCERDRGDLGEIASALLRMLEYRGYDSTGAAIQTAAGKVTLLKDVGSPTAVTRRLGIPRLSGRVFCGQVRWATFGSVTRENAQPHEVSCKTHLYGAHNGNITNCDRLKDWLIKNGHRVLSDNDGEMLVHTVEHYFAAELRRTPDRAAALKAAVLAAAKKMVGSYAAVVVDPVTQRLAAIKAGSSLYMGLGHDEAKGAFAIASSDLASVLSRTKMLLPMAEGEFALYDHERADFYDLQTGRRLRKKPARSRLKVEETELKEPFRYFMQQEIFSQPAAVRKVLGLFLRRSDLLSAADRFARRRPALARRAVRSVQSLAALTHAEELRRDFARAARGADFTALRRLAAAAALPNGPCESSLGSFLEELGRLAPGGSWAALRLLDGLCLRDEADEVARRVRGFTRLLRRTRRQGGAVYLVACGTSFHAAKVAAVFFNRIAGLKLHALLPGDFRAEAGASLGEADLLIGISQSGETKDLIDVLDLARAARRGVKVVTLVNNLNSTLALEKTDLCIPLCCGPEIAVPATKSFMNQLAVLYALALAAAGPEARGLRQRREDLLRVPQLLEDTLAGTREAVERAAAELFLAPSIHILATGMQGVAKEGALKIREVVLNHTEGYEASEFKHGPNTILGVNTVFGLEAVLGALAQTARPKPELFRGLYANYPLIFVTGPAQRDVNLTVSQINTHKIRGADLYVVAEPSRALSEAISRNRTAHRGRAGRAVFIPLPKTGDDLLPFFTSSLALQLLALSMSVRKLAHLDALGFADHGVHPDSPKNVSKSITVD